From Acidovorax sp. FHTAMBA, one genomic window encodes:
- a CDS encoding enoyl-CoA hydratase: MAYETIEVRVEADKVGIITLNRPKQLNALNDQLMNELGTALQAFDADEKIGCMIITGSEKAFAAGADIGAMAKYSFADTYKGDYITRNWEAIRSIRKPVIAAVSGFALGGGCELAMMCDFIIAADNARFGQPEIKLGVIPGAGGTQRLPRAVGKSKAMDMALTARMMDAVEAERSGLVSRVVPYEKLMDEALGAAIIIAGFSQIAVMAAKESVNRAFEGSLSDGVMFERRLFHALFSTQDQKEGMDAFMNKRAANFTHQ, translated from the coding sequence CCATCGAGGTCCGCGTTGAAGCGGACAAGGTCGGCATCATCACGCTGAACCGGCCCAAGCAGCTGAACGCGCTCAACGATCAACTCATGAATGAACTGGGCACTGCCCTGCAGGCCTTCGACGCCGACGAAAAAATCGGCTGCATGATCATCACAGGTAGCGAAAAGGCCTTTGCAGCGGGTGCGGACATTGGCGCCATGGCCAAGTACAGCTTTGCCGATACCTACAAGGGCGACTACATCACCCGCAACTGGGAGGCGATCCGTTCCATCCGCAAACCCGTTATCGCCGCTGTGAGTGGTTTTGCACTGGGCGGAGGCTGCGAGTTGGCCATGATGTGCGACTTCATCATTGCGGCTGACAACGCGAGGTTCGGCCAGCCCGAGATCAAACTCGGCGTGATCCCCGGCGCGGGCGGCACGCAGCGCCTGCCGCGCGCCGTGGGCAAGTCCAAAGCCATGGACATGGCCTTGACAGCCCGCATGATGGATGCGGTCGAAGCGGAGCGTTCCGGACTGGTCAGCCGCGTGGTGCCATACGAGAAACTGATGGACGAGGCGCTGGGCGCCGCCATCATCATCGCCGGGTTCTCGCAGATTGCCGTGATGGCTGCCAAGGAATCGGTCAATCGCGCCTTCGAGGGCAGCCTGTCAGACGGTGTGATGTTTGAGCGCCGCCTCTTTCACGCCCTGTTCTCCACCCAGGACCAGAAGGAAGGCATGGACGCGTTCATGAACAAGCGCGCAGCGAACTTCACACACCAATAA
- the miaB gene encoding tRNA (N6-isopentenyl adenosine(37)-C2)-methylthiotransferase MiaB, which translates to MAKKVFIKTFGCQMNEYDSDKMADVLHAAQGYEPTQNVDEADLILFNTCSVREKAQEKVFSDLGRIKHLKARGVKIGVGGCVASQEGAEIIKRAPYVDVVFGPQTLHRLPEMLNQRERLDKPQVDISFPEIEKFDHLPPARVEGASAFVSIMEGCSKYCSYCVVPYTRGEEVSRPFDDVLVEVAGLADQGVKEITLLGQNVNAYLGKMGGTAEIADFALLLEYVSDIPGIERIRYTTSHPNEFTPRLIEAYAKLPKLASHLHLPVQHGSDRILMAMKRGYTAMEYKSTVRKLRAIRPDLAMSSDFIVGFPGETEDDFNKMMKLIDDIHFDNSFSFIFSPRPGTPAAGLHDDTPHDVKLRRLQHLQGVINANIKSISESRVGTVQRILVEGASKRDTTELMGRTECNRVVNFVGQPRLVGQMVDVTITEAKAYTLRGEVCTREAAVAA; encoded by the coding sequence ATGGCCAAAAAAGTCTTCATCAAAACCTTCGGCTGCCAGATGAACGAGTACGACTCGGACAAGATGGCCGACGTGCTCCATGCTGCACAAGGCTACGAGCCGACGCAGAACGTGGACGAGGCCGACCTCATCCTCTTCAACACCTGCTCGGTGCGCGAAAAGGCGCAGGAGAAGGTTTTCAGCGACCTGGGCCGCATCAAGCACCTGAAGGCACGTGGCGTGAAGATTGGCGTGGGCGGCTGCGTGGCCAGCCAGGAAGGCGCCGAGATCATCAAGCGCGCCCCCTATGTGGACGTGGTGTTTGGCCCCCAGACCCTGCACCGCCTGCCCGAGATGCTGAACCAGCGCGAGCGCCTGGACAAACCGCAGGTGGACATCAGCTTCCCTGAGATCGAGAAGTTCGACCACCTGCCGCCCGCCCGAGTGGAGGGCGCCTCGGCCTTTGTGTCCATCATGGAAGGCTGCAGCAAATACTGCAGCTACTGCGTGGTTCCCTACACCCGGGGCGAAGAGGTGAGCCGCCCGTTTGACGACGTGCTGGTGGAAGTGGCAGGGCTGGCCGACCAGGGCGTGAAGGAAATCACCCTGCTGGGCCAGAACGTGAACGCCTACCTGGGCAAGATGGGGGGCACGGCCGAGATTGCCGACTTTGCGCTGCTGCTCGAATACGTGTCCGACATCCCGGGCATTGAGCGCATCCGCTACACCACCAGCCACCCCAATGAGTTCACGCCCCGACTGATCGAGGCCTATGCCAAGCTGCCCAAGCTGGCCAGCCACCTGCACCTGCCCGTGCAGCACGGCAGCGACCGCATTCTGATGGCCATGAAGCGCGGCTACACCGCCATGGAATACAAGAGCACGGTGCGCAAGCTGCGCGCCATCCGCCCCGACCTGGCCATGAGCAGCGACTTCATCGTGGGCTTCCCCGGCGAAACCGAAGACGACTTCAACAAGATGATGAAGTTGATTGACGACATCCACTTTGACAACAGCTTCAGCTTCATCTTCAGCCCCCGCCCCGGCACCCCAGCGGCTGGTCTGCACGACGACACGCCGCACGACGTAAAGCTGCGCCGCCTGCAGCACCTTCAAGGCGTCATCAACGCCAACATCAAGTCCATCAGCGAGAGCCGCGTGGGCACGGTGCAGCGCATTCTGGTGGAAGGCGCTTCCAAGCGCGATACCACCGAGCTGATGGGCCGTACCGAATGCAACCGCGTGGTCAACTTTGTGGGCCAGCCGCGCCTGGTAGGCCAGATGGTGGACGTGACCATCACCGAGGCCAAGGCCTACACGCTGCGCGGTGAAGTGTGCACCCGCGAGGCGGCAGTCGCAGCCTGA